TATTATCGCCTTCCATACGATGAAAACGGATTAAGGTGTCCATTAAGGTTTGTTGGAAAGCGTGTCCCATATGTAAACTACCTGTTACATTAGGTGGCGGAATTGCAATACAATAACTGGGTGCATTCTCATTTTCTGAAGGTTTAAAATAGCCCTTTTCTTCCCAATGCTGATATAAGGCTTGTTCCACTGCAGATGGTTCAAAACGATCTGCCATTTCAAATTGTGTTGTCATAATATCTCGTTATTTATCAAGGTTAGCCAATGCTAGTTGTGATGATATAAAAGTGGTTAATTTTACCGAAAAGTGGGGGGGAATGCAAAGTCCGTAAAGGCGATAAAAAACACCTCTCGCTAAAGGAGAGGTCTTAGTGAATTATTGAGGAGAATTAACCTTTTAACTCCGCACGAATTGCTTGAGCAAGCTGTTCGCTTACTTGGGCAAAATGTGCCATTTGACGTTCAACAATCTCTGGGTCTGTTACGTCATTTAAACTCGCCGCAAAGTTGCTTGCTAAGCGGGCTTTTTGCTGTTCATCAAAAATGGCATATAAAGCCGCTGGTTGTGAATAATAATCTTGATCGTATTCACGAAAATCAAAATGTGCTGCCTCACGTTCAATTTGTAAGGATAATTGATCGTGGGTTGGGGTGTAAGTACCGGCATAATTTGGTGCATAATTCGGATGCTGTCCGCCATTATTATCCACACGCATTGCACCATCACGATGAGTGTTATGATATGGGCATTTTGGTGCATTAACTGGGATCTGATGATGATTTACCCCTAAACGATAACGTTGTGCATCTTGATAAGAGAACAAACGCCCTTGCAACATACGGTCAGGCGAGAAACCAATGCCCGGAACAATATTACTTGGTGCAAAAGCCGCTTGCTCTACCTCAGCAAAATAGTTTGCAGGGTTACGGTTTAATTCTAATATCCCCACTTCAATTAGCGGATAATCTTTATGTGGCCATACTTTAGTGAGGTCAAAAGCATAATTATGTTTATGCGCATCTGCTTCAGGCATAATTTGCACTTGTACTGTCCAACGAGGGAAATCGCCATTTTGAATAGATTCATATAAATCTTGCTGGCTGGATTCACGATTTTCACCCACCACTTTAGCCGCGTCAGCATTGGTAAAAAAACGATGACCTTGTTGGGTTTTGAAATGGAATTTGACCCAGAAACGTTCATTATTGGCATTCACTAAGCTATAAGTATGGCTACCATAACCATTCATATGGCGTAAGGTCGCAGGAATACCACGATCACTAAAGAGGATCATAATTTGGTGCATTGATTCAGGGTGTCTTGACCAAAAATCCCAAGCGGCATTGGCATCACGCAAATTGGTTTGTGGATTACGTTTTTGCGTATGAATAAAGTCAGGGAATTTTAATGGATCACGAATAAAGAAAACAGGCGTGTTGTTACCCACTAAATCCCAGTTACCTTGTTCAGTATAAAATTTTAATGAAAAACCACGCACATCACGTTCAGC
Above is a window of Volucribacter amazonae DNA encoding:
- a CDS encoding catalase, yielding MTQKCPFDHHSKTLTTAAGAPVVDNDNTMSAGPKGPLLLQDVWFQEKLAHFARERIPERVVHAKGSAAYGTFTVTQDITKYTKAALFSEIGKQTEVLLRFSTVAGERGAADAERDVRGFSLKFYTEQGNWDLVGNNTPVFFIRDPLKFPDFIHTQKRNPQTNLRDANAAWDFWSRHPESMHQIMILFSDRGIPATLRHMNGYGSHTYSLVNANNERFWVKFHFKTQQGHRFFTNADAAKVVGENRESSQQDLYESIQNGDFPRWTVQVQIMPEADAHKHNYAFDLTKVWPHKDYPLIEVGILELNRNPANYFAEVEQAAFAPSNIVPGIGFSPDRMLQGRLFSYQDAQRYRLGVNHHQIPVNAPKCPYHNTHRDGAMRVDNNGGQHPNYAPNYAGTYTPTHDQLSLQIEREAAHFDFREYDQDYYSQPAALYAIFDEQQKARLASNFAASLNDVTDPEIVERQMAHFAQVSEQLAQAIRAELKG